Proteins encoded together in one Mycobacterium simiae window:
- a CDS encoding multifunctional oxoglutarate decarboxylase/oxoglutarate dehydrogenase thiamine pyrophosphate-binding subunit/dihydrolipoyllysine-residue succinyltransferase subunit produces MSNMSSPFGQNEWLVEEMYRKFRDDPSSVDPSWHEFLVDYNPESTAASAPQPSSPGDGRAAPPAAAAKPVAVAEPATTPAAPASTAAAANGAAPAATPSTKAPAPTPAEGDELQVLRGAAAAVVKNMSASLDVPTATSVRAIPAKLMIDNRIVINNQLKRTRGGKVSFTHLLGYALVQAVKQFPNMNRHYAEIDGKPTAITPAHTNLGLAIDLQGKDGKRSLVVAGIKKCETMRFAEFVSAYEDIVRRARDGKLTAEDFAGVTISLTNPGTIGTVHSVPRLMAGQGAIIGVGAMEYPAEFQGASEERIAELGIGKLITLTSTYDHRIIQGAESGDFLRTIHEMLLSDHFWDEIFRELGNPYLPVRWSTDNPDSIVDKNARVMELIAAYRNRGHLMADIDPLRLDGNRFRSHPDLEILNHGLTLWDLDREFKVNGFAGCQHKKLRDVLGLLRDAYCRHIGVEYTHILEPEQQQWLEERIETKHVKPTVAEQKYILSRLNAAEAFETFLQTKYVGQKRFSLEGAESVIPMMDAAIDQCAEHGLDEVVIAMPHRGRLNVLANIVGKPYSQIFSEFEGNLNPSQAHGSGDVKYHLGATGVYLQMFGDNDIRVSLTANPSHLEAVDPVLEGLVRAKEDLLDKGDGEEGFSVVPMMLHGDAAFAGQGVVAETLNMALLPGYRVGGTIHVIVNNQIGFTTAPEYSRSSEYCTDVAKMIGAPIFHVNGDDPEACTWVARLAVDFRQKFKKDVVIDMLCYRRRGHNEGDDPSMTNPYMYDVVDTKRGARKSYTEALIGRGDISMKEAEDALRDYQGQLERVFNEVRDLEKHGVRPSASVESDQLVPAGLSTAVDKALLARIGDAFLAVPEGFSVHPRVLPVLEKRREMAYEGKIDWAFGELLALGSLVAEGKLVRLSGQDTRRGTFSQRHAVIIDRHTGKEFTPLQLLATNLDGSPTGGKFLVYDSPLSEYAAVGFEYGYTVGNPDALVLWEAQFGDFVNGAQSIIDEFISSGEAKWGQLSNVVLLLPHGHEGQGPDHTSGRIERFLQLWAEGSMTIAMPSTPSNYFHLLRRHALDGIQRPLIVFTPKSMLRNKAAVSDIRDFTELKFRSVLEEPTYEDGIGDRSTVGRVLLTSGKLYYELAARKAKDNRDDVAIVRIEQLAPLPKRRLGETLDRYPNAREFFWVQEEPANQGAWPRFGLELPELLPEKLTGIKRISRRAMSAPSSGSSKVHAVEQQEILDIAFG; encoded by the coding sequence ACGACCCGTCGTCGGTGGATCCCAGCTGGCACGAGTTCCTCGTTGACTACAACCCCGAGTCGACGGCCGCTTCGGCGCCGCAGCCTTCCAGCCCCGGTGACGGACGTGCCGCCCCGCCCGCCGCAGCGGCCAAGCCCGTCGCGGTCGCCGAACCCGCAACCACCCCGGCCGCACCCGCGAGCACCGCTGCGGCGGCCAACGGCGCCGCGCCCGCCGCTACCCCTTCCACTAAGGCGCCCGCCCCGACGCCCGCCGAGGGCGACGAGCTGCAGGTGCTGCGCGGCGCCGCCGCCGCCGTCGTCAAGAACATGTCGGCATCCCTGGACGTGCCGACGGCTACCAGCGTCCGGGCCATTCCAGCCAAGCTGATGATCGACAACCGCATCGTCATCAACAACCAGCTCAAGCGCACCCGCGGCGGCAAGGTCTCCTTCACGCACCTGCTGGGCTACGCCCTGGTGCAGGCGGTCAAACAGTTCCCGAACATGAACCGCCACTACGCCGAGATCGACGGCAAACCGACCGCGATCACCCCGGCGCATACCAACCTCGGGCTGGCCATCGACCTGCAGGGCAAAGACGGCAAACGCTCCCTGGTGGTGGCCGGGATCAAAAAGTGCGAGACCATGCGGTTCGCGGAGTTCGTCTCCGCCTACGAGGACATCGTGCGCCGGGCCCGCGACGGAAAGTTGACCGCGGAAGACTTTGCCGGAGTGACGATTTCGTTGACGAACCCGGGCACCATCGGCACCGTGCACTCCGTGCCGCGGTTGATGGCCGGCCAAGGCGCGATCATCGGGGTCGGCGCGATGGAGTACCCGGCCGAATTCCAGGGCGCCAGCGAGGAACGCATCGCCGAGCTCGGCATCGGCAAATTGATCACCCTGACCTCCACCTACGACCACCGCATCATTCAGGGCGCGGAGTCCGGCGACTTCCTGCGCACCATCCACGAAATGCTGCTGTCGGACCACTTCTGGGACGAAATCTTCCGAGAGCTCGGCAACCCGTACCTGCCGGTGCGGTGGAGCACCGACAACCCTGACTCGATCGTCGACAAGAACGCTCGGGTGATGGAATTGATTGCGGCATACCGTAACCGCGGCCACCTGATGGCAGACATCGACCCGCTGCGCTTGGACGGCAACCGATTCCGCAGCCACCCGGATCTGGAAATCCTCAATCACGGCCTGACCCTGTGGGATTTGGACCGCGAATTCAAGGTCAACGGCTTCGCCGGCTGCCAGCACAAAAAGCTGCGCGACGTGCTGGGCTTGTTACGGGATGCCTACTGCCGCCACATCGGCGTCGAGTACACCCACATCCTCGAGCCTGAGCAGCAGCAGTGGCTCGAGGAGCGGATCGAGACCAAACACGTCAAACCGACTGTGGCAGAACAAAAATACATCCTCAGTCGACTGAACGCCGCCGAAGCCTTCGAGACCTTTCTACAGACCAAATACGTTGGGCAGAAGCGCTTCTCGCTGGAAGGCGCCGAAAGTGTCATCCCGATGATGGACGCGGCGATCGACCAGTGCGCCGAGCACGGCCTGGACGAAGTCGTCATCGCCATGCCGCATCGCGGCCGACTCAATGTGCTGGCCAACATCGTCGGCAAGCCCTACTCGCAGATCTTCTCCGAATTCGAGGGCAACCTCAATCCGTCGCAGGCCCACGGCTCCGGTGACGTCAAGTACCATCTCGGCGCCACGGGCGTGTACTTACAAATGTTCGGCGACAACGACATTCGTGTATCGCTGACGGCCAACCCGTCGCACCTCGAGGCCGTCGACCCGGTGCTGGAGGGATTGGTCCGGGCCAAGGAGGACCTGCTCGACAAGGGCGACGGCGAGGAAGGTTTCTCGGTGGTGCCGATGATGCTGCACGGCGACGCCGCCTTCGCCGGCCAGGGTGTGGTCGCCGAGACGCTGAACATGGCACTACTGCCGGGGTACCGCGTCGGTGGCACCATCCACGTGATCGTCAACAACCAGATCGGCTTCACCACCGCGCCGGAGTACTCCCGATCCAGTGAATACTGCACCGACGTCGCCAAGATGATCGGCGCACCGATCTTCCACGTCAACGGCGACGACCCCGAAGCCTGCACGTGGGTGGCCCGGCTGGCGGTGGACTTCCGGCAGAAATTCAAGAAGGACGTCGTCATCGACATGCTGTGCTACCGCCGCCGCGGGCACAACGAGGGCGACGACCCGTCGATGACCAACCCCTACATGTACGACGTCGTCGACACCAAGCGCGGCGCCCGCAAGAGCTACACCGAGGCCCTGATTGGCCGCGGTGACATCTCGATGAAGGAAGCCGAAGACGCGCTGCGCGACTACCAGGGCCAGCTGGAGCGGGTGTTCAACGAGGTCCGCGATCTGGAGAAACACGGCGTGCGACCCAGTGCGTCCGTGGAATCCGACCAGCTGGTGCCGGCGGGGCTGTCGACCGCCGTCGACAAGGCGCTGCTGGCGCGCATCGGCGACGCATTCCTGGCGGTGCCGGAGGGATTTTCGGTCCACCCGCGGGTGCTGCCCGTGCTCGAGAAGCGCCGGGAGATGGCCTACGAAGGCAAGATCGACTGGGCCTTCGGCGAGCTGTTGGCGCTGGGATCGCTGGTCGCCGAGGGCAAGCTGGTGCGGCTGTCCGGACAGGACACCCGGCGCGGCACGTTCTCGCAACGGCATGCGGTGATCATCGACCGCCACACCGGCAAGGAATTCACGCCGCTGCAGTTGTTGGCGACCAACCTGGACGGCAGCCCGACCGGGGGCAAGTTCCTGGTCTACGACTCGCCGCTGTCGGAGTACGCCGCGGTCGGCTTCGAATACGGCTACACCGTGGGCAACCCGGACGCGCTGGTGTTGTGGGAGGCGCAGTTCGGCGACTTCGTCAACGGCGCGCAGTCGATCATTGACGAGTTCATCAGCTCCGGCGAGGCCAAGTGGGGCCAGTTGTCCAACGTGGTGTTGCTGCTGCCACACGGCCACGAGGGACAGGGACCCGACCACACGTCAGGCCGGATCGAACGGTTCCTGCAACTGTGGGCGGAGGGATCGATGACGATCGCCATGCCGTCGACGCCGTCGAACTACTTCCACCTGCTGCGCCGGCACGCGCTGGACGGTATTCAGCGTCCCCTGATCGTCTTCACGCCGAAGTCGATGCTGCGCAACAAGGCGGCCGTCAGCGACATCCGGGACTTCACCGAGCTGAAGTTCCGCTCGGTGCTGGAAGAGCCCACCTACGAAGACGGCATCGGCGATCGCAGTACGGTCGGCCGCGTCCTGCTGACCAGCGGGAAACTGTATTACGAGCTGGCGGCACGCAAAGCCAAGGACAACCGCGACGACGTCGCGATCGTGCGCATCGAGCA